One part of the Sesamum indicum cultivar Zhongzhi No. 13 linkage group LG14, S_indicum_v1.0, whole genome shotgun sequence genome encodes these proteins:
- the LOC105176690 gene encoding protein translation factor SUI1 homolog, with protein sequence MVEVDLQIPSAFDPFAEAKDSGAPGAKEYVHIRIQQRNGKKSLTTVQGLRKEFSYEKILKDLKKEFCCNGTVVQDKELGKVIQLQGDQRKNVSQFLISAGIVKKDQIKIHGF encoded by the coding sequence ATGGTTGAGGTAGACCTCCAAATTCCAAGTGCTTTTGATCCCTTTGCTGAGGCCAAGGACTCGGGCGCCCCTGGCGCTAAGGAATATGTGCATATACGCATACAGCAGAGGAATGGGAAGAAGAGCTTAACGACTGTCCAGGGGCTGAGGAAGGAATTCAGCTACGAAAAGATTCTCAAAGATCTCAAGAAAGAGTTCTGCTGCAACGGCACCGTTGTCCAGGACAAAGAGCTCGGCAAGGTCATTCAGCTGCAAGGTGATCAGCGCAAGAACGTCTCTCAGTTCCTCATCAGTGCCGGTATTGTGAAGAAGGATCAGATCAAGATTCATGGTTTCTAG